A section of the Streptomyces sp. SCL15-4 genome encodes:
- a CDS encoding [protein-PII] uridylyltransferase has translation MTGTDTYTETEDPGPGGYAAARLRLLTEDARSGPPRRSALAGLTDDWLAGLFAAAAGPARGVSLVAVGGYGRAELSPRSDLDLVLLHDGSDPAAVAALADRIWYPVWDLGLSLDHSVRTPAEARTTAAEDLKVHLGLLDARHLAGDSTLTAGLRTAVLTDWRNQAPKRLPELRDLCAERAARQGELRYLLEPDLKEARGGLRDATALRAVAASWLADAPREGLADARRRLLDVRDALHLATGRATDRLALQEQDQVAAELGLLDADTLLRQVYEAAGVIAYAGDVTWREVGRVLRSRAVRPRLRALLGAGRPATERSPLAEGVVEQDGEVVLARAARPDRDPVLPLRAAAAAAQAGLPLSLHAVRRMAATARPLPTPWPAEAREQLVTLLGSGRPTVEVWEALEAEGLISRLLPDWERVRCRPQRNAVHIWTVDRHLIETAVRASELTRRVGRPDLLLVAALLHDIGKGWPGDHSVAGEIIAKDVAARIGFDRADVTVLSTLVRHHLLLVETATRRDLDDPATVRSVADAVGSQSTLELLHALTEADALATGPAAWSSWRGSLVADLVRRVRGVLAGAAPDEPEPAAPTAEQERLAVEAFRTGGPVLALRAQAEPVPGGEPPGEPEPLGVELLIAVPDRPGVLPAVAGVLAVHRLTVRTAELRALRLPEGVDEDGTILLLDWRVAAEYGSLPQAARLRTDLVRALDGSLDIAGRLAERDAAYPRRRGWTAPPPRVTVDPAASRHATVIEVRAQDAPGLLHRIGTALEKAGVRVRSMHVSTLGANAVDAFYVTTGAGAPLPDADASSLAGMLEETLRE, from the coding sequence GTGACGGGCACGGACACGTACACGGAAACGGAAGACCCAGGTCCCGGCGGCTACGCGGCGGCCCGGCTGCGCCTCCTCACCGAGGACGCGCGGTCCGGGCCGCCGCGCCGTTCCGCACTCGCCGGACTGACCGACGACTGGCTCGCCGGACTGTTCGCCGCGGCGGCCGGCCCGGCCAGGGGCGTCTCCCTCGTCGCCGTCGGCGGCTACGGCCGCGCCGAGCTGTCCCCGCGCAGCGACCTCGACCTCGTGCTGCTGCACGACGGCTCCGACCCCGCCGCCGTCGCCGCCCTCGCCGACCGGATCTGGTACCCCGTCTGGGACCTCGGCCTCTCCCTCGACCACTCCGTCCGCACTCCCGCCGAGGCCCGCACCACCGCCGCCGAGGACCTGAAGGTCCACCTCGGCCTGCTGGACGCCCGCCACCTCGCCGGCGACAGCACCCTCACCGCCGGCCTGCGCACCGCCGTCCTCACCGACTGGCGCAACCAGGCGCCGAAGCGCCTGCCCGAACTCCGGGACCTGTGCGCCGAGCGCGCCGCCCGCCAAGGCGAACTGCGCTACCTGCTCGAACCCGACCTCAAGGAGGCCCGCGGCGGCCTGCGCGATGCCACCGCGCTGCGCGCCGTCGCCGCCTCCTGGCTCGCCGACGCCCCCCGCGAGGGCCTGGCCGACGCCCGCCGCCGCCTGCTCGACGTCCGCGACGCCCTCCACCTGGCCACCGGCCGCGCCACCGACCGGCTCGCCCTCCAGGAACAGGACCAGGTGGCCGCGGAACTGGGCCTGCTCGACGCCGACACCCTGCTGCGCCAGGTCTACGAAGCCGCCGGCGTCATCGCGTACGCCGGCGATGTCACCTGGCGCGAGGTGGGACGCGTCCTGCGCTCCCGCGCCGTACGGCCCCGGCTGCGCGCCCTGCTCGGCGCCGGCCGGCCGGCCACCGAACGCTCGCCGCTGGCCGAGGGCGTGGTGGAACAGGACGGCGAAGTGGTGCTCGCCCGCGCCGCCCGCCCCGACCGCGACCCCGTCCTCCCGCTGCGCGCCGCAGCCGCCGCCGCGCAGGCCGGCCTCCCGCTCTCCCTGCACGCCGTCCGGCGCATGGCCGCCACCGCGCGCCCCCTGCCCACCCCCTGGCCCGCCGAGGCCCGCGAACAGCTCGTCACCCTCCTCGGCTCCGGCCGCCCGACCGTCGAGGTCTGGGAGGCACTGGAGGCCGAGGGCCTGATCAGCCGCCTGCTCCCGGACTGGGAACGGGTCCGCTGCCGGCCGCAGCGCAACGCCGTCCACATCTGGACGGTCGACCGGCACCTCATCGAGACCGCCGTACGCGCCTCGGAACTCACCCGCCGGGTCGGCCGCCCCGACCTGCTCCTGGTCGCAGCCCTGCTGCACGACATCGGCAAGGGCTGGCCCGGCGACCACTCGGTGGCCGGCGAGATCATCGCCAAGGACGTCGCCGCCCGCATCGGCTTCGACCGCGCCGACGTCACCGTGCTGTCCACGCTGGTCCGCCACCACCTGCTGCTCGTCGAGACCGCCACCCGCCGCGACCTGGACGACCCCGCCACCGTCCGCTCCGTGGCCGACGCGGTCGGCTCCCAGAGCACCCTGGAACTGCTGCACGCCCTCACCGAGGCGGACGCCCTCGCCACCGGCCCGGCCGCCTGGTCCTCCTGGCGCGGCTCCCTCGTCGCCGACCTGGTCCGGCGCGTCCGGGGCGTCCTCGCCGGCGCCGCGCCCGACGAACCCGAGCCGGCCGCGCCCACCGCCGAGCAGGAGCGGCTCGCCGTCGAGGCCTTCCGCACCGGCGGCCCGGTCCTCGCCCTGCGCGCCCAGGCCGAACCCGTGCCCGGCGGCGAGCCGCCCGGCGAACCGGAACCCCTGGGCGTCGAACTCCTCATCGCCGTCCCCGACCGGCCCGGCGTCCTGCCCGCGGTCGCCGGGGTCCTCGCCGTGCACCGCCTCACCGTCCGCACGGCGGAACTGCGCGCCCTGCGCCTGCCGGAGGGCGTGGACGAGGACGGCACGATCCTCCTCCTCGACTGGCGGGTCGCCGCCGAGTACGGCTCCCTGCCCCAGGCGGCCCGGCTGCGCACCGACCTCGTCCGCGCCCTGGACGGCTCCCTGGACATCGCCGGCCGCCTCGCCGAACGCGACGCCGCCTACCCCCGCCGGCGCGGCTGGACCGCTCCGCCGCCCCGGGTCACGGTGGACCCGGCCGCCTCCCGCCACGCCACGGTGATCGAGGTCCGCGCCCAGGACGCCCCGGGCCTGCTGCACCGCATCGGCACGGCCCTGGAGAAGGCGGGCGTACGGGTGCGGAGCATGCACGTGTCGACGCTGGGGGCGAACGCGGTGGACGCGTTCTACGTCACGACGGGCGCCGGCGCGCCGCTGCCGGACGCGGACGCGTCGTCGCTGGCCGGGATGCTGGAGGAGACGCTGCGGGAATAA
- a CDS encoding P-II family nitrogen regulator, which produces MKLITAVVKPHRLDEIKEALQAFGVHGLTVTEASGYGRQRGHTEVYRGAEYTVDLVPKVRIEVLAEDDDAEQLIEVVVKAARTGKIGDGKVWSLPVETAVRVRTGERGPDAL; this is translated from the coding sequence ATGAAGCTCATCACCGCAGTCGTCAAGCCCCATCGGCTCGACGAGATCAAGGAAGCCCTCCAGGCCTTCGGCGTCCACGGACTCACCGTCACCGAGGCCAGCGGCTACGGCCGGCAGCGCGGCCACACGGAGGTCTACCGCGGCGCCGAGTACACCGTCGACCTCGTCCCCAAGGTCCGGATCGAGGTGCTGGCCGAGGACGACGACGCCGAGCAGCTGATCGAGGTCGTCGTCAAGGCCGCCCGCACCGGCAAGATCGGGGACGGCAAGGTGTGGTCCCTGCCGGTGGAGACCGCCGTCCGCGTCCGCACCGGTGAGCGCGGACCGGACGCGCTCTGA